Proteins found in one Deferribacterota bacterium genomic segment:
- a CDS encoding uracil-DNA glycosylase, protein MDNFYRFVYGIEWFYIPNKRKDVVKEQMPSSNNTVSINTDKDILSLMKKLEDEVLSCKKCNLSLNRNNVVFGEGSLNAKLMFIGEGPGYMEDKKGRPFVGRAGLLLDKMIKAMGYKREEVYIANIVKCRPPNNRVPTKDEAAMCLPYLIKQIGHIKPEVIICLGSSAANYLLNINMSITKIRGSIRELKLKINNSNLKIKVIPTYHPAYLLRNPNKKAESWQDLQKAMSILKDL, encoded by the coding sequence ATGGATAACTTTTACAGATTTGTCTATGGTATTGAATGGTTTTATATTCCAAATAAAAGAAAAGATGTAGTTAAAGAACAAATGCCTTCAAGTAATAACACTGTTAGTATTAATACTGATAAGGATATCTTAAGTTTAATGAAGAAGTTAGAGGATGAAGTATTATCATGTAAAAAATGCAACCTATCTCTAAATAGAAATAATGTAGTTTTTGGAGAAGGCTCTCTTAATGCTAAATTAATGTTTATTGGAGAAGGTCCAGGTTATATGGAGGATAAGAAGGGGAGGCCTTTTGTTGGTAGAGCTGGTTTATTGTTAGATAAAATGATAAAAGCGATGGGATATAAAAGGGAAGAGGTTTATATAGCAAATATTGTTAAGTGTAGACCTCCTAATAATAGAGTGCCTACAAAAGATGAAGCTGCAATGTGTTTGCCCTATTTGATAAAACAGATTGGGCATATAAAACCAGAAGTAATTATATGTTTGGGTAGCTCTGCTGCTAACTACTTATTAAATATTAATATGTCGATAACAAAGATAAGAGGCTCTATTAGGGAGTTAAAACTAAAAATTAATAATAGTAATTTGAAAATAAAAGTTATTCCAACATATCATCCTGCATATTTATTAAGAAATCCTAACAAAAAAGCTGAATCTTGGCAGGATTTACAAAAGGCTATGTCTATATTAAAAGATTTATAG
- a CDS encoding 4Fe-4S dicluster domain-containing protein has translation MPQWGWYFDQSRCIGCKTCTLACKNWNDDKRGDKNIEGHTSYAWIESGDYQVEVGETEKRETYINPETDNWNLEEWRKHYMKERWRRVPTPYGLVTNYNDSATLLGSKENGVITGTYPNINTFPLSISCNHCENPACLEACPVQIIYKEPEFGAVLVHTEDCISCGACHSACPWDAPQYYNENYWQYAQNDPARPKMTKCTFCIDRISDGRKPACVAACLNRALDAGPIDELKRKYPNATLDAPNFDHNQTTPSGKPLNPNIIFKKKE, from the coding sequence ATGCCACAATGGGGTTGGTATTTTGATCAAAGCAGGTGCATTGGTTGTAAAACTTGTACACTTGCTTGTAAAAATTGGAATGATGATAAAAGAGGAGATAAAAATATCGAGGGACATACCTCATATGCATGGATTGAATCTGGAGACTACCAAGTAGAGGTTGGCGAAACAGAAAAAAGAGAAACTTATATTAATCCAGAAACAGATAATTGGAACCTTGAAGAATGGAGAAAGCATTATATGAAGGAAAGGTGGAGAAGAGTGCCTACTCCCTACGGACTTGTAACAAATTATAATGACTCAGCAACATTGCTAGGTTCAAAAGAAAACGGGGTTATAACAGGTACCTATCCAAATATTAACACCTTCCCTCTGTCAATATCTTGTAATCATTGTGAGAATCCAGCTTGTCTTGAGGCTTGCCCTGTGCAAATTATATATAAAGAGCCAGAGTTCGGCGCAGTTTTAGTACACACTGAAGATTGTATTTCCTGTGGGGCTTGCCACTCAGCTTGTCCTTGGGATGCGCCTCAATATTACAACGAAAATTATTGGCAGTACGCACAAAATGATCCAGCTAGACCTAAAATGACTAAATGCACTTTTTGCATTGATAGAATATCTGATGGAAGAAAACCAGCATGTGTTGCAGCTTGTCTAAATAGAGCACTTGATGCAGGCCCAATTGATGAATTAAAGAGAAAATATCCTAATGCTACCCTAGATGCACCAAACTTTGATCACAACCAAACAACACCTTCAGGTAAACCACTAAATCCAAATATTATTTTTAAGAAAAAAGAGTAA
- a CDS encoding molybdopterin dinucleotide binding domain-containing protein, translated as PDAAFLRGNTTDDYIYTRLDPRPIPLYNFEGYDMIKDGRTPYKLVMIAKAARNKSHSTYDNVPFIKDEFPGNIWLNTKDAEERGIKNDDVVYVYNDRGCVKVKAYVSDRMRPGSCNLEQGSWYSPSTTEFVTIKMDVHNAIEDPNHMEDIKVPVDVGGCSATLVPFLESGPHDPHQSVMGIGGSGMSHNSVLVEVSKTKPE; from the coding sequence CCCAGATGCAGCTTTCTTAAGGGGAAACACCACAGATGACTATATTTATACAAGGCTTGATCCAAGGCCAATACCATTATACAATTTTGAAGGCTATGATATGATAAAAGATGGAAGAACGCCTTATAAACTTGTAATGATTGCAAAAGCTGCAAGAAATAAATCACACTCAACTTATGATAATGTTCCATTTATCAAAGACGAATTCCCTGGAAATATTTGGTTAAATACAAAGGATGCTGAAGAGCGTGGGATAAAAAACGATGATGTTGTATATGTTTATAATGATAGGGGCTGTGTAAAGGTCAAAGCATATGTAAGTGATAGAATGAGACCAGGCTCATGCAACCTTGAACAGGGTAGCTGGTATTCGCCAAGTACAACTGAATTTGTTACTATTAAAATGGATGTTCATAATGCAATTGAAGATCCTAACCATATGGAAGACATTAAAGTACCAGTTGATGTTGGCGGTTGTTCAGCAACGTTGGTTCCATTTCTAGAATCAGGCCCACACGATCCACATCAATCAGTTATGGGGATTGGTGGCAGTGGAATGAGCCACAACTCAGTATTAGTTGAAGTAAGTAAAACGAAACCAGAATAA
- a CDS encoding 4Fe-4S binding protein, giving the protein MFNKLTSLNNTIKTISQNLFIDPNRCLNFISKYKPCSICTQNCQNNAINIDKDNKLIEIDDSKCSECGVCVTKCPTKTFDFKFYRYYKLISKINEFIVNNKDLIFICKQFYEKNNSLIPHNNLTYLIEIPCTSIIDFTILIHIANNTNKPVTILCDCKNCINSVGNKIFLDNKELAYNFIKNFKDVKLSVEIINDTDYIKNIIGNNNKAKKEIPYLSRRELFGYFRKESINSAKDLLTLFISKKELKENRKILHSKYIPLNRVLLIKNLKAMKLNSKNAIFDTANSIELTSIEIDFNKCSLCRLCYIFCPTGALSEKTIRDEDGKLKKVGINVAINKCIKCGFCIFICPNKAISYNNKLMLDELIN; this is encoded by the coding sequence ATGTTTAATAAACTAACTTCCTTAAATAACACAATAAAAACAATATCGCAAAATTTATTTATTGATCCCAATAGATGTTTAAATTTTATTTCAAAATACAAACCGTGCTCTATATGTACCCAAAATTGCCAAAATAATGCTATTAATATAGACAAAGATAATAAATTAATCGAGATCGATGATAGCAAATGTAGCGAATGTGGAGTTTGTGTTACAAAATGTCCAACAAAAACATTTGATTTTAAATTTTATCGTTATTATAAATTAATAAGTAAAATTAATGAATTTATTGTTAATAATAAAGATTTAATTTTTATATGTAAACAATTCTATGAAAAAAACAATAGTTTAATACCTCATAATAATCTAACCTATCTAATTGAAATACCTTGTACTAGTATTATAGATTTTACAATCTTAATCCATATTGCAAATAATACAAACAAGCCGGTTACAATACTCTGTGATTGTAAAAATTGTATCAATTCAGTAGGCAACAAAATATTTTTAGATAACAAAGAATTAGCCTACAATTTTATTAAAAACTTCAAAGATGTAAAACTCTCGGTAGAAATAATTAATGACACAGATTACATAAAAAATATCATAGGCAATAACAACAAAGCTAAAAAAGAAATTCCCTATCTTTCAAGAAGAGAACTCTTTGGATATTTCAGAAAAGAGAGCATAAATAGTGCAAAAGATTTGTTAACTCTATTTATAAGCAAAAAAGAACTAAAAGAAAATAGAAAAATACTACATTCAAAATATATACCATTAAATAGAGTCCTATTAATTAAAAATCTTAAAGCAATGAAATTAAACTCAAAAAATGCTATATTTGATACAGCAAACTCTATTGAATTAACCTCTATAGAGATAGATTTTAATAAATGTAGTCTTTGTAGACTTTGTTATATATTTTGCCCAACGGGTGCACTTTCAGAAAAAACTATAAGAGATGAAGATGGAAAGTTAAAGAAAGTTGGAATAAATGTAGCCATAAATAAATGCATAAAATGTGGTTTCTGCATATTTATTTGTCCAAATAAAGCAATATCGTACAACAATAAGCTAATGCTTGACGAATTGATAAATTAA
- a CDS encoding molecular chaperone TorD family protein, giving the protein MSNNIKTDSLDIKAILNMRAQIYFLLSRLYEKEVDKELFYTLRNHLPLLEELSKSSEDEAFIKGVGSLKNRLLNINNENLDEFIDELARIYAMLFLNVTASIVEVKTINPYESVYLSEEGLMYQQETEDVLKFYINNKVITKKSFNEPDDHIAAELAFIGHLNEQAIRFLDENNYKEASDKIKTSKEFMEKHLLRWVNKLCLDIRETDISNFYKPVADITLGFIRTDYKSLEDLVNVLNQDV; this is encoded by the coding sequence ATGAGTAATAACATAAAAACAGATAGTTTAGATATTAAAGCAATATTGAATATGAGGGCACAAATCTATTTTCTTCTGTCACGCTTGTACGAAAAGGAAGTTGATAAAGAATTATTTTATACTTTAAGAAATCATTTACCCCTTCTAGAAGAATTGTCTAAAAGTAGTGAAGATGAGGCTTTTATAAAAGGTGTGGGTAGTCTAAAAAATAGATTGTTAAATATTAATAATGAAAATTTAGATGAATTTATAGATGAACTTGCAAGAATTTATGCAATGTTATTTTTAAATGTTACAGCTAGCATTGTAGAAGTTAAAACTATAAACCCCTATGAGTCAGTCTATCTTTCAGAAGAAGGCTTAATGTATCAACAAGAGACTGAGGATGTTTTAAAATTTTACATAAATAATAAAGTTATAACCAAAAAAAGCTTCAATGAACCAGATGATCACATAGCAGCTGAACTTGCCTTTATAGGACATTTGAATGAACAAGCAATCAGATTTTTAGATGAAAACAACTATAAAGAAGCATCAGATAAAATAAAAACCTCAAAAGAATTTATGGAAAAACACCTTTTACGTTGGGTAAATAAGTTGTGTTTAGATATTAGAGAAACAGATATTAGCAATTTCTATAAACCAGTAGCTGATATAACCCTTGGTTTTATAAGGACTGATTATAAATCTTTAGAGGATTTAGTAAATGTATTAAATCAAGATGTTTAA